The stretch of DNA atcgccataattaatttatatattgggtaataacattgccattattgcatatatgttggggtgtgatttttcaatgtaaacagccacaacagttgctggaatgtttttaatgaatgtttttaacAGTTAACggagagtgattcgttcagtcctgtttcgagtcttcgggtttgaatcgttcgttcatcacgtgacgtgattttgctgaacgagactcaaaggtccgagtcagtaaaacgatccgaacttcccatcactaccacagttgccaagtccgcgtaTTGTACGGGACTTTcggcttctttttttgtaaaattgcgggaaaaaatccctggtcgcgggttgcggtttttttgggcttatttaaaaaaatatggttgCTTGTTAGGGAAATTTGACAAGCAActtcgttttttttatttatgttcgccGTATTCTCCCAATGCATTGATAGACACTCTGTCTGCTCGCAGTTAATAGCCAACCagtgcaataatataagtgctgtaGCGTAATTTGCCAAATGTTCTGCCCCCTCACTGgagaaaaatacattaaaaaaaagaagaggcGTGACGCTGTAATCCAAGCGATGATAGAAGTAGACGTAGAGgagtgggatgactttcttttagcctaatttttacaatgtttttgtaatgtattaattatcacgggcgtcgggctgtaataaaaaaacaagtagtcatatcctaatactgagtaaatacatttggttctaatagcctggtatggcaagatgtcttaaaatgtatttcttgttttaacatttaaacttagaccacattaatagattaccttttgacttcatgaatacacataaatgacagcttaatgattttttatcttttttataatatttttaataatattgtataatattttctttttaaatataatatatattataatttaatataatactttatatttttttctataatatttatgtggtatttagttttttatgtcatttactttgatacattattttattttaaatggaagaaaaacctgttttgaccttaaaataaagcactttccatCTGTACATGtagggacgagcagttttgtggtgcttggaattctttataattaattaaaaacaaatattgccacattgatagctcaagaaggtgtaattgttcaaataacacattgtttcatttaaaaaaaaatatatatatatatatatatatatatatatatatatatatatatatatatatatatataaaaaatgtaacagtgtttttcaagaaaaatggacatttccatagaatgacccctatatattttaggctacgaatatgtggctatgttacagctcccctttgaagctcttgtgcttttctccttttccatctctccagtcctattctgctcacaggtgattGGAGACGAGTTTTGATCccacttttgttgcagtttgctaatttttgtaaaatagcttctgtttttgcttttcagataaaagagtggtttcagtttaatatgttgcaggctTGTTTATTggtaataattgataataaatcatcaaaaaaacattgggcttgttttgggcttgtttttgaagctgcggttgcttatttgtctcACAAGAGTTGGCAACTGTGATCACTACAATGGAGTTCCTATTTTGTTATatactgacgcctaggggcacttttggtGTCTTCATAGTGACGTGAAATGCGTTTGActatgcttcagtttttgacgccttgggagtgagaatgggttgtgtCACGACACATCATTATTTCTTTATAATGTAAAAGGATTTtactgaaatataatatattttttttatcttgtccATGACAGTTACTTTCAGCAACATCAGCAGTGATCCCTGCTACAACTATGAGTCTCTGGATCGTCCCTGGAGAGCCACCAATGAAAGTGGAGATAACATTTGTGATGAACATTTCTCCTGGAATGGCTGGTACCGGCTTTTCTACAATGGAATGAACATCCAGATGTCAGAGACCTGTATTAGTTCATACAGCTGTAACACATACTATAATCTGTGGCTCAATGGTCCTCATCCTGAGATAGAGGATGGAGTGGTGATCAGAGAGGTCTGTGGAGGGTCTTATTGGGGTGGCTGCTGTGATTACAAGACAAAACCCATCAGAGTGAAAGTGTGTCCAGGCAATTACTATGTCTATGAACTTGTGAAACCACAAATCTGGTGTTCAGGATACTGCACAGGTACagtgctctctctcttttaaaaaaaacaaaacaaagtctttcaaaacttttgaaatgttttccaTCATGTTTTAATTgccccctttttttttaaacaagatgTACACACCATTTCACAGGTGGTTTCCTCTGTAAGTTCAGATAATATCACTGGATCCTGCATCACCTTGAGTaagttttaatagaaatataTGAATGAAAATATGATTGTTATTAATGCTAATCACAATCCCTGTagctaaaaaaagaaagaaaaagtaacAGTGTAGAATGGCCCCTATTTGCATGAACTTTTAGTGTCACTTTTAGAATCTCAATCTTATGATTGTTACTGTGTATGACAGGTTTAAATTTACACTTGCACACACTGAAACGTAACTGGTTTTTTTTGatctcactaacacagattatGACCCGTGCAATAACTACACCATACTCGAGAACTATTGGAGAAACACACTCAATTTGCCTGTGAATAGATATGTATTTGATCATGATGACACTCGTGTTGAATGGGATGGCTGGTATCGACTCTTCATTGATGGATCAAGTGCTCAGATGCCTGAGTGGTGTTTTTATTATATGCATTGTGGAGGTTTTAGTTCACTGTGGCTTGGTGGCTCTCATCCTCAGCTAGAAGATGGTGTTGTTACTCGTGAAGTTTATGGCTCTCGCTATCAGCAGTGCACTCGCAACAGATCTGAACCAATCCAAGTCAAAGCTTGTCCTGGAGATTATTATGTCTACAAATTTACCAGACCAACTCTTTCAA from Onychostoma macrolepis isolate SWU-2019 chromosome 12, ASM1243209v1, whole genome shotgun sequence encodes:
- the LOC131550903 gene encoding pancreatic secretory granule membrane major glycoprotein GP2-like; this translates as MMFLISLCVLLLLVNVTFSNISSDPCYNYESLDRPWRATNESGDNICDEHFSWNGWYRLFYNGMNIQMSETCISSYSCNTYYNLWLNGPHPEIEDGVVIREVCGGSYWGGCCDYKTKPIRVKVCPGNYYVYELVKPQIWCSGYCTGGFLCKFR